The proteins below are encoded in one region of Segatella copri:
- a CDS encoding Lrp/AsnC family transcriptional regulator: protein MAKQILDSLDRQILKLISQDARIPFLEVARACNVSGAAIHQRVAKLTNLGIIKGSQFIIDPEKIGYETCAYMGLYLKEPEKFDQVVEELKKIPEVVECHYTTGGFDMFIKIYALNNHHLLEIIHDKLQPLGLSRSETIISFNASINRQLSMQDLKTFNDDEEETDEEAAAEK from the coding sequence ATGGCAAAACAAATTTTAGATTCATTAGATAGGCAGATTCTGAAGCTGATTTCTCAGGATGCCCGTATTCCATTTTTGGAAGTGGCACGCGCTTGCAATGTGAGCGGTGCTGCCATTCATCAGCGTGTTGCTAAACTTACAAATCTTGGTATCATCAAGGGTTCACAATTCATCATTGACCCAGAAAAGATAGGTTACGAAACTTGTGCTTATATGGGACTCTATCTGAAGGAGCCTGAGAAGTTTGACCAGGTTGTAGAGGAGTTGAAGAAGATTCCTGAGGTTGTGGAGTGTCACTATACTACAGGCGGTTTTGATATGTTTATCAAGATTTACGCGCTGAACAACCACCATCTCCTGGAAATCATCCACGACAAGTTGCAGCCACTGGGATTGTCTCGCAGCGAGACCATCATCTCTTTCAATGCATCTATCAATCGTCAGCTTTCTATGCAGGACCTCAAGACTTTCAACGATGATGAAGAGGAAACTGATGAGGAGGCTGCAGCAGAGAAATAA